Proteins from a single region of Sphingopyxis sp. BSN-002:
- a CDS encoding RidA family protein, which yields MSDVPAKLAELGLELPKPAAPVAAYVPVVEHGGMLYISGQLPFRDGQVVTGRLGDDTDVASGYDAARRCALMLVAQIGQALGGDWSRVERVVKLGVFVNSAPSFTDQAKVANGASELFESLFGEAGRHARAAVGVAVLPLGASVEADAIVAVKPA from the coding sequence ATGTCCGACGTCCCCGCCAAACTCGCTGAACTCGGCCTCGAACTGCCGAAGCCCGCCGCACCGGTTGCGGCCTATGTGCCCGTCGTCGAGCATGGCGGGATGCTCTATATCTCGGGGCAGCTGCCGTTCCGCGACGGGCAGGTCGTGACCGGCCGGCTTGGCGACGATACCGATGTCGCGAGTGGCTATGACGCCGCGCGCCGCTGCGCGCTGATGCTCGTGGCGCAGATCGGGCAGGCGCTGGGCGGCGACTGGTCGCGCGTCGAGCGCGTCGTCAAGCTTGGCGTCTTCGTCAACAGCGCCCCGTCCTTCACCGATCAGGCAAAGGTTGCCAATGGCGCGTCCGAGCTGTTCGAATCGCTGTTCGGCGAAGCCGGCCGCCACGCGCGCGCTGCGGTCGGCGTCGCGGTGCTGCCGCTCGGCGCGTCGGTCGAGGCCGATGCGATCGTCGCGGTGAAGCCCGCCTAA
- a CDS encoding energy transducer TonB yields the protein MTLIPLMSAMFAAPKRSAASAGPATLRRESYDPGSGYRPVAAAFAIGLPAALVVAVALSPMIITKEPRTNSPPWTTVHVDPPKPEPRPDPKPQSEPTQTALTAPPSPLPPVAEGPVEVPPLPPYVPPAGTGTGSGPDIVVDPPLPPKPFVLAKLDPRYAGSFQPDYPAREQREGIEGIAKVRVLIGTDGKVKTVELVSTDSPGFFDETKRRALAKWRFKPATRGGVAEESWQTMTVRFQIRNA from the coding sequence ATGACCCTGATTCCCCTGATGTCTGCCATGTTCGCGGCGCCCAAGCGCTCGGCGGCGTCCGCCGGTCCGGCGACGCTGCGACGCGAAAGCTATGACCCCGGTTCGGGTTATCGCCCCGTCGCCGCGGCATTTGCGATCGGCCTGCCTGCGGCGCTCGTCGTCGCCGTGGCGTTGTCGCCGATGATCATCACCAAAGAACCGCGGACCAACTCGCCGCCCTGGACGACCGTCCATGTCGATCCGCCCAAACCCGAGCCGAGACCCGACCCCAAGCCGCAGAGCGAACCGACGCAGACGGCGCTAACTGCGCCGCCGAGCCCCTTGCCTCCGGTGGCCGAAGGGCCGGTCGAAGTCCCGCCGCTGCCGCCCTATGTCCCACCCGCCGGAACCGGAACGGGAAGCGGCCCCGACATCGTCGTCGATCCCCCGCTGCCGCCCAAGCCGTTCGTCCTCGCCAAGCTCGACCCGCGCTACGCCGGCAGCTTCCAGCCCGACTATCCCGCGCGCGAGCAGCGCGAGGGTATCGAGGGGATTGCCAAGGTTCGCGTGCTGATCGGGACCGACGGAAAGGTGAAGACGGTCGAGCTGGTCAGTACCGACAGCCCGGGCTTTTTCGACGAAACGAAGCGGCGCGCGCTCGCGAAATGGCGCTTCAAGCCCGCGACGCGCGGCGGGGTGGCCGAGGAAAGCTGGCAGACGATGACCGTCCGCTTCCAGATCAGGAACGCATGA
- the rpmG gene encoding 50S ribosomal protein L33 has product MAKPTTVKIKLVSTADTGFFYVTKKNPRTMTEKMSVRKYDPRARKHVEFKEAKIK; this is encoded by the coding sequence ATGGCCAAGCCGACGACCGTCAAGATCAAGCTGGTGAGCACCGCCGACACGGGCTTTTTCTACGTCACCAAGAAGAACCCGCGCACGATGACCGAAAAGATGTCGGTGCGGAAGTACGACCCGCGTGCGCGCAAGCACGTCGAGTTCAAGGAAGCCAAGATCAAGTAA
- a CDS encoding DUF3572 family protein, with the protein MHEDDAALALHALGWILSDEPRAERLLGMTGLDPETLRASLGERATLAAILSFLTAYEADLIACADALDIKPEAIAAAATRLEGNQRMDA; encoded by the coding sequence TTGCACGAAGACGATGCCGCGCTCGCGCTTCACGCGCTCGGCTGGATACTCAGCGACGAGCCGCGCGCCGAGCGGCTGCTCGGGATGACCGGGCTCGATCCCGAAACGCTCCGCGCCTCGCTCGGCGAGCGCGCGACGCTTGCTGCGATCCTGTCGTTTCTCACCGCCTATGAGGCCGACCTGATCGCCTGCGCCGACGCGCTCGACATCAAGCCCGAAGCGATCGCCGCCGCCGCCACACGCCTCGAAGGAAATCAAAGGATGGACGCATGA
- a CDS encoding HAD family hydrolase, producing the protein MTRPLVITDCDEVLMHMVVPFAQWVDEEHGVLFRMEDASFAGALKRKECGTPLEAAEVWPLLDGFFRTEMGRQTEIPGAIAAMAAIGGIADIVVLTNVGPDHQAARAVQLAAIGLTAPVIGSRGGKGEPVRALIEERKPSVTVFIDDLPNHHHSVAIEAPEVWRLHFVGEPAIADKVRPAKYAHARIDDWNEARDWILARLTENIPAPAAELA; encoded by the coding sequence ATGACCCGACCCCTCGTCATCACCGATTGCGACGAGGTGCTGATGCACATGGTCGTCCCCTTCGCGCAGTGGGTCGACGAAGAGCATGGCGTGCTGTTCCGGATGGAGGATGCGAGCTTTGCGGGCGCGCTGAAGCGCAAGGAGTGCGGTACGCCGCTGGAGGCGGCCGAAGTCTGGCCGCTGCTCGACGGCTTCTTCCGTACCGAGATGGGGCGCCAGACCGAAATTCCGGGGGCGATTGCAGCGATGGCGGCGATCGGCGGCATCGCCGATATCGTCGTACTGACAAATGTCGGTCCCGACCATCAGGCGGCGCGTGCGGTCCAGCTCGCGGCGATCGGCCTCACCGCGCCGGTGATCGGAAGCCGCGGCGGCAAGGGCGAACCGGTGCGCGCGCTGATCGAAGAGCGAAAGCCGTCGGTCACGGTGTTCATCGACGATCTGCCGAACCATCACCATTCGGTTGCGATCGAGGCGCCCGAGGTGTGGCGGCTTCATTTCGTCGGCGAACCCGCCATCGCCGACAAGGTGCGCCCCGCAAAATATGCGCATGCGCGAATCGACGATTGGAACGAGGCGCGCGACTGGATATTGGCGCGGCTCACCGAAAACATTCCGGCGCCTGCCGCCGAACTCGCGTAA
- a CDS encoding GNAT family N-acetyltransferase, with protein sequence MAEADPPQRTISLGTGVAAVDAAAWDALAGDGNPFVSHDFLALLEESGSVGPGTGWQPAPILIEDEKGALIGAAPAYLKSHSQGEYVFDHAWADAWTRAGGDYYPKLQIAAPFTPVPGPRLLAQEGEAALLLIRGAEAVVRQNELSSAHATFVAPEQMSVFEEAGWLVRRDIQFHFANAGYASFNDFLATLTSQKRKQLRKERARAVERLRIEELTGDAIRPGHWDAMWAFYQDTGARKWGHPYLTREAFDLMGRRMADRIILLIAYDGEQPVAGAMHLIGADTLYGRYWGCLVDIPYLHFELCYYRAIDIAIARGLKRVEAGAQGGHKLARGYGPVATWSAHFIADPGFRRAVADYLEQERRAEEVEMEWLEGHMPFRRKD encoded by the coding sequence GTGGCCGAAGCCGACCCACCCCAGCGTACCATCTCGCTCGGCACCGGCGTCGCCGCGGTCGATGCGGCGGCGTGGGATGCGCTGGCGGGCGACGGCAATCCGTTTGTCAGCCATGATTTTCTGGCGCTGCTCGAGGAATCGGGCAGCGTCGGACCGGGCACGGGCTGGCAGCCAGCGCCGATCCTGATCGAGGACGAGAAGGGCGCGCTGATCGGCGCCGCGCCCGCCTATCTCAAATCGCACAGCCAGGGCGAATATGTCTTCGACCACGCCTGGGCCGATGCCTGGACGCGCGCAGGCGGCGATTATTATCCGAAGCTGCAGATCGCGGCACCCTTTACCCCGGTGCCGGGGCCGCGACTGCTCGCGCAGGAGGGGGAAGCGGCGCTGCTCCTGATCCGCGGCGCCGAGGCGGTGGTGCGCCAGAATGAACTGTCGTCGGCGCACGCGACCTTCGTCGCGCCCGAACAGATGTCTGTCTTCGAGGAGGCGGGGTGGCTCGTCCGCCGCGACATCCAGTTTCACTTCGCGAATGCGGGCTACGCGAGCTTCAACGATTTCCTCGCCACGCTGACCTCGCAGAAGCGCAAGCAGCTCCGCAAGGAGCGCGCACGCGCGGTCGAGCGGCTGCGCATCGAGGAGCTCACCGGCGATGCGATCCGCCCCGGACATTGGGACGCGATGTGGGCCTTTTATCAGGACACCGGCGCGCGCAAATGGGGGCATCCCTATCTGACGCGCGAGGCGTTCGACCTGATGGGGCGGCGGATGGCCGACCGGATCATCCTGCTGATCGCCTATGACGGCGAGCAGCCGGTTGCGGGCGCGATGCACCTGATCGGCGCCGATACGCTCTATGGCCGTTACTGGGGCTGCCTTGTCGACATCCCCTATCTCCATTTCGAGCTATGCTATTACCGCGCGATCGACATTGCGATCGCGCGCGGTCTCAAGCGGGTCGAGGCCGGGGCGCAGGGCGGGCACAAGCTCGCCCGCGGCTACGGCCCCGTTGCGACCTGGTCGGCGCATTTCATCGCCGATCCGGGCTTTCGCCGGGCGGTCGCGGATTACCTCGAACAGGAACGCCGCGCCGAAGAGGTCGAGATGGAATGGCTCGAAGGGCATATGCCCTTCAGGCGGAAGGATTAG
- a CDS encoding response regulator, translating to MGKTILVVEDNELNLRLFCDLLNAHGYSAHPVRDGRDALAKAREVSPDLIIMDIQLPHVSGLELIGQMKADLTLRAVPIMAVTAYAGKGDEEQIRAAGAEAYVSKPISVIKFIESVGAFA from the coding sequence ATGGGCAAGACCATCCTGGTCGTCGAGGATAACGAGCTGAACCTCCGCCTGTTCTGCGACCTGCTCAACGCGCATGGATATAGCGCGCACCCGGTGCGCGACGGGCGCGACGCCCTTGCAAAAGCGCGCGAGGTCTCGCCCGACCTCATCATCATGGATATCCAGCTGCCGCACGTCAGCGGGCTCGAACTGATCGGACAGATGAAGGCCGACCTGACCCTGCGCGCCGTGCCGATCATGGCGGTTACCGCTTACGCCGGAAAGGGCGACGAGGAGCAGATCCGCGCCGCCGGGGCCGAAGCCTATGTGTCGAAGCCCATCTCGGTGATCAAATTCATCGAGAGCGTCGGCGCTTTCGCCTGA
- a CDS encoding Lrp/AsnC family transcriptional regulator — protein MIDLDAFDRRLLELVRRDNQRPARELADEVGLSVSAVLRRLRRLREDKIIVADIAIVDPALTGSALTMHVLVRMQQAGPQTMDNFAREIARHPEITAAWDVTGDDDFLLKVQVGSMEDYDVFTRRALGEDKGVHSFKTMITIRHIIENEAARRPLRDF, from the coding sequence ATGATCGACCTCGATGCTTTCGACCGCCGCTTGCTCGAACTGGTACGCCGCGACAATCAGCGGCCCGCACGCGAACTCGCCGACGAAGTCGGGCTGTCGGTTTCGGCGGTGCTGCGCCGCCTGCGGCGGCTGCGCGAGGACAAGATCATCGTCGCCGATATCGCAATCGTCGATCCGGCGCTTACGGGATCGGCGCTGACGATGCACGTCCTCGTCCGGATGCAGCAGGCGGGGCCGCAGACGATGGACAATTTTGCGCGCGAGATCGCACGGCATCCCGAAATCACCGCCGCGTGGGACGTCACGGGCGACGATGACTTCCTGCTGAAGGTCCAGGTCGGATCGATGGAGGACTATGACGTCTTTACCCGCCGCGCGCTCGGCGAAGACAAGGGCGTGCATTCGTTCAAGACAATGATCACGATCCGGCACATCATCGAGAACGAGGCGGCCCGGCGACCGCTGCGCGATTTCTGA